In Papaver somniferum cultivar HN1 chromosome 1, ASM357369v1, whole genome shotgun sequence, a genomic segment contains:
- the LOC113328538 gene encoding uncharacterized protein LOC113328538: MGITEILCQGLQKKTQDIVNAMALVSNTKVLLRELKEERWENFITTVIEFCVAHGVETPNMDARYMMGTGRSCQQRDNITVDHHYRVDIFTATIDFQLSELDHRFPEDTMELLILSSCLDPRDSFKSFDVDSLCNLAEKFYPLDFSPQEVHILRNELQHYGHDVVNNLQFQNLSTISELCR; this comes from the coding sequence ATGGGTATTACTGAAATATTATGCCAAGGTCTTCAAAAGAAAACACAAGACATAGTAAATGCAATGGCTCTAGTCTCAAACACAAAAGTCTTACTTAGAGAATTAAAAGAAGAGAGATGGGAAAATTTTATTACAACTGTTATTGAATTTTGTGTTGCACATGGTGTTGAAACACCTAATATGGACGCTCGCTATATGATGGGTACAGGCCGTTCTTGTCAGCAACGTGATAATATCACAGTAGATCACCATTATCGTGTTGATATATTTACTGCTACAATTGATTTTCAGTTGTCAGAGTTAGATCATAGGTTTCCAGAGGACACAATGGAACTACTCATTCTTAGCTCATGTTTGGATCCTCGGGATTCTTTTAAGTCATTCGATGTTGACAGTCTTTGTAATCTTGCTGAGAAGTTTTATCCTCTAGATTTCAGTCCGCAAGAGGTACACATTTTGAGAAATGAGTTACAACATTATGGTCATGATGTAGTTAACAATTTGCAATTTCAGAACTTATCAACTATTTCCGAGTTATGTCGGTAA
- the LOC113290045 gene encoding zinc finger MYM-type protein 1-like, producing the protein MNVTPLERDPGLRIPVMQHPFNKRDEVRRAYLLLGPYQPRLKYPRSKFGKQYRGFNFSWFAQHPWLEYSPSKDAAYCFQCFLFESDPPKHSAFTSEGFKRWCSVNNGSACAFLKHSGNVDSGHSTAQGNSEALKNSAQRISLLVEKQSIEAVTRHRLRLKTTIDCLRWLARQQCAFRGHDESKGSRNRGNFIELIKYSASLNKDVNAVVLENATGNATYTSPKIQKEILNIISNRVRSKIREEIGNAKYCILVDESRDASKKEQMVIVLSLLKKMRLPKGYLVVNLRQGKGQTK; encoded by the exons ATGAATGTTACTCCATTAGAACGTGATCCGGGGTTACGAATTCCAGTAATGCAACATCCTTTTAACAAGCGTGATGAAGTTCGGCGAGCATATTTATTGTTGGGACCTTATCAGCCGAGATTAAAATATCCCCGCTCTAAATTCGGAAAGCAATACCGTGGTTTTAATTTTAGTTGGTTCGCACAACATCCTTGGTTGGAGTATTCACCTTCTAAAGATGCTGCATATTGTTTTCAGTGTTTTCTTTTTGAATCAGATCCTCCAAAACACTCAGCATTCACTAGTGAAGGTTTCAAAAGATGGtgttctgttaataatggatcagCATGTGCATTTCTAAAACACTCTGGAAATGTTGATTCTGGACACTCTACTGCCCAAGGAAATTCTGAAGCTTTGAAGAATTCAGCTCAGCGAATAAGTCTTTTGGTAGAGAAACAATCAATAGAGGCTGTAACGAGACATAGGTTGCGTCTCAAGACAACAATTGACTGTTTAAGATGGCTTGCGCGTCAACAATGTGCTTTCAGAGGTCACGATGAGTCAAAAGGTTCAAGGAATCGTGGGAATTTTATTGAATTGATCAAGTATTCAGCATCACTTAATAAAGATGTGAATGCAGTCGTCTTGGAGAATGCCACTGGAAATGCCACTTATACTTCACCCAAGATTCAGAAAGAGATCTTAAATATTATATCTAACAGAGTTAGAAGCAAGATTCGCGAGGAAATTGGAAATGCCAAATATTGTATCCTTGTTGATGAGTCGCGGGATGCTTCCAAGAAAGAGCAAATGGTGATTGTTTTAAG TCTGCTCAAGAAGATGAGATTGCCAAAAGGTTATCTAGTGGTGAACTTGAGACAGGGAAAGGGGCAAACCAAATAG